The genome window TTCCATCGGCGCGACGCTGGCCTTCCTGGTGGCGCGCTTCCTGGCGCGCGACGCCGTGCAGAAGCGCTATCGCCAGCGGCTGGCGGCCATCAACAAGGGTGTGGAGCGCGAGGGGGCCTTCTATCTCTTCACGCTGCGGCTGGTCCCGGTCTTTCCCTTCTTCCTCATCAATATCGTCATGGCCCTGACGCCGATGAAGACCTGGACCTTCTACTGGGTATCGCAGCTCGGCATGCTGGCCGGCACGGCGGTCTATGTGAACGCCGGCACGCAGATCGGACAGCTGGAAGGGCTCGGCGGGATCCTGTCGCCGGGGCTGATCGGCTCCTTCGTGCTGCTCGGCATTTTCCCGCTCCTTGCCAAGAAGATCATCGACGCGGTCAAGGCGCGCCGGGTCTACCGCAACTACAGCAAGCCGAAGCATTTCGACCGCAACCTCATCGTCATCGGTGGTGGCAGCGCCGGCCTGGTTTCGGCCTACATCGCTGCCGCGGTCAAGGCCGAGGTGACGCTGGTGGAGAAGGGCAAGATGGGGGGCGATTGCCTGAACACCGGCTGCGTGCCCTCGAAGTCGCTGATCCGCACGGCGCGGCTGCTCACCGATGCCCGGCGCAGCGCCGAGCTGGGCGTGCGTCAGCTTCAGGCCGATTTCCATTTCCCGGATGCGATGGATCGCGTGCAGCGCGTCATCAAGGCCATCGAGCCGCACGACTCGGTGGAGCGTTACACCGATCTCGGTGTCGACGTCGTGCAGGGCGAGGCCAGGCTGGTCGATCCCTGGACCGTGGATATCACCCGCCATGACGGCCAGAGGCAGCGGCTGACCGCGCGCCACATCATCCTCGCCACCGGCGCCGAGCCGGCGCTGCCGCCGATTCCGGGGCTGGATCAGGTCGAGGCGCTGACCTCGGACAATCTCTGGGAGCTGCGCGAACTGCCGAAGCGTCTGGTGGTGCTCGGCGGTGGCCCGATCGGCTGCGAGATGGCGCAGACCTTTCAGCGCCTGGGCAGCCAGGTGACGCAGGTCGAGATGGGCCCGCGCCTGATGCCGCGCGAGGACGTCGAATTCGGTGAGATGGTCGCGACCCGCTTCGCCGAGGAAGGCATGGACCTGCGGCTACAGACCCAGGCCAAGGAAATCGTCGTCAGCGATGGTCAGCCCGAGCTGCTTGTCGAGAACGCCGACGGCTCGGAGGCACGTATCGCCTTCGACCGCATCCTCGTGGCGGTGGGACGCGCCGCGCGGCTGAAGGGCTACGGCCTGGAAGAGCTGGGAATCACGGCCAACAAGACCATCGAGGTCGATGACTACCTGCGCACCAGCGTGCCCAACATCTTCGCGGTGGGTGATGTCGCCGGCCCGTACCAGTTCACGCACACCGCCGCGCACATGGCGTGGTTCGCCACCGTCAACGCGCTCTTCGGCAGCTTCAAGAAGTTCCGCGTCGACTATTCGGTGATCCCATGGGCTACCTTCACCGACCCGGAGGTCGCGCGCGTCGGGTTGTCCGAGACCGAGGCTGCCGAGCAGGGCCATGACTTCGAGGTGACCACCTACGGCATCGACGATCTCGACCGTGCCATCGCCGACAGCGACGCCTACGGGCAGGTGAAGGTCGTGACGCTCAAGGGCAGCGACAAGATCCTGGGTGTGACCATCGCCGGCCCGCACGCCGGCGACCTCATCGCCGAGTACGTACTCGCCATGAAGCACGGCATCGGCCTCAACAAGATCCTGGGCACCATTCACATCTATCCCACGCTCTCCGAGGCCAACAAGTTCGCGGCTGGGCAGTGGAAGCAGGCGCACAAGCCCGAAAAGCTGCTCGAGTGGGTGGGCCGCTTCCATCGCTGGATGCGAGGCTGAGCCGCTAGGTGCCACGCGCCTCCCAGCGGCGGATGGTTGCCAGCGCGGTGTCGAGGGAACTGCAGTAGCCGAGCCGCCCCGGTTGTTTGCGGATGCCGGCACGGCGCAGCTTGGCGATGATGCGCGTCGGCAGGCCGACGAAGATCAGCGCCACGCCGTGCTGCTGCATCTCGTCGATGATGCTGCGCAGCGTCACGATGGCAGTGGCATCCATGCTGGGCACATCGTGCATGTCCACGATCGCGGTGCGCACTTCCGGGTCGACCATGCGCAGGGTGCTCAGCGCCTTCTCGGCCGCTGCGAAGAAGAGTGGGCCGTTGACGTCGTAGAGGGCGACCGAATCCGGCACGCGTGTCGTTGTGGCCGCCCCTTCCTGCCGCACGCGGTCGGCGCTGGTCAGCAGCGCCATCCGCCGGATGAACAGAGCAGCGGCCAATCCGATACCCACCGCCACGGCCAGCACCATGTCGAAAAGCACCGTCAGCCCGAAGCAGGTAACGAGAACCAGGACATCGCCCGGCGGCGCCGAGCGCAGCGTGTGCAGGAAGTGCCGCGCCTCGCTCATGTTCCAGGCAACGACGAAGAGCAGTGCGGCCAGCGCGCTCATCGGTACCAGGCCGAGCAGGGGCGCCAGCAGCAGCATGGCAAGCAGCACGACCAGCGAATGCACTATCGCGGCGATGGGCGACTGCGCGCCGCTTCGGATACCGGTTGCCGTGCGCGCGATGGCGGCGGTGGCGGTGATGCCGCCGAAGAAGGGCGCGGCGAGATTGCTCAGGCCCTGGCCGATGAGTTCGCCATTGGAGTCGTGACGTGTGCGCGTCATCCCGTCGGCGACTACCGAGCACAGTAGCGACTCGATGGCCGCCAGCATGGCGATGGCAAAGGCGGGGCCCGCCAAGTCCCGGATCAGCGCGAAGTCCACCACCAGCGGCGCGCCGTCGGCACCGGGAAGGCGCCAGGGCAGGACGAAGCCTGGCGCAAGCGGTGGGATGCCGGAGCCGCTGCGTCCCTCGGCCGTCCACTCGAATTGGGAGGCGATGGTTGCCACGGGCGCATCGCCGGCCTGCATCGCGTTGAAGAACCAGGCCGCGACAGCTCCCACTGCCAGACCGGCCAGGGGGGCCGGCACGGGCAGCTGCAGTCTCGGCCACAGCAACAGTGTGGCCAGCGTGATCACTCCTGTAGCCAGGGTCAGTGGCTCCAGCTCGGGCAGGCTGCGACCGATGCTGGCGAGGCCGGAGAGAAAGTGCCCCGCACCTTCGCCGTCAGCAATGCCCAGGAATTGCGGCACCTGCAGCACCGCGATGACCAGGGCGATGCCCGCCGTGAAGCCGAGCACGACCGGGTAGGGAATGAACTGCACAAGGCGTCCCATGCCGCTGGCGCCCAGTGCGACGAGGATGAGCCCCGCCATCAGCGTAGCCACCAGCAGGCCGCCGATGCCGTACTCGGCGACGATGGGGAAGAGGATGACGACGAAGGCGGCGGTCGGGCCGGTGACGTTGAAGCGCGCGCCCCCGGTCAGCGCGGCGACCGCGCCGGCGACGATGGCCGTGTACAGCCCGTGCTGCGGCGGCACACCGGTGGCGATGGCCAGCGCCATGGATAAAGGGATGGCAACGGTGCCTACCGTGATGCCTGCCAGCACATCGCGGCGCAGCGTGGCGATGCCGTATCCGGCCTTCAGGCTGGCGCGCAGCGCCGTGAATAGCGGTGGAAAAGACATGGCGACCCCGTCAAGCCTATTGTCCCCGCCGTTCTGGTGCTCTAAGTCGTAGCGACGGGGCGCGAAGCATAACGCTCAGCCTTCTTCGATAGCGCTGGGGCGCGCCTCGTCCCGCGGCCATCATCGCACCGGTTCAGTCCGAGCCGGCGGCCTCGTGGATGAGGTCATAGATAAAACTCAGCTTGCGTTTGACCGGGGTCGAGAGCACGAAGGGGTAGAAATCCGGCTGGCCGAGAGAGCGGTTGAGGCAGTTGAGGGCGACGGTCAACGGCACCCAGTCAGCCAGCAGATCAGCGATCGTGCCGTGCTTATAGGGATTCGCTTCGATCTGATGCTCCGACGCCCCCGGCCCATGACCACGCACGGTCATGCCGAAGGCATGGGCGGTCTCCAGCGCGTCGATCATGTGCACGTAGTGCGCCCAGGTTTCAGCGAAGTCCTCCCACGGGTGGGCGGCCGCATAGGCCGAAATATAGCTCTTGCGCCAGCCGGTAGGCGGCCCCTGCGAGTAGTGCGCCTGCAGGGCGGCGTCGTAACGCGCCCGCTCATCGCCGAAGACGGCGCGGAAGGCCTCCAGCTTCCCGGCGTCGCGAACCAGAATCTCCCAGTAGAAATGCCCCACCTCGTGCCGCATGTGGCCGATCAGTGTCCGGTAGGGCTCACCGAGTTTGCTGCGCCGCGCCTCGCGCTCGGCGTCGTCGGCCTCTGCGATGTTGACGGTGATCAGACCGCCCGCGTGGCCCGTTAGAACGGGCGCGTCCGGACCCGCCTCGGCGAGGAAGTCGAAGGCCAGCCCATTCGGGGATTCCGCTTGCGTTGGCCGCGGCAGCCGCCATTTCAGAAGCGAATAGAACAGGTAACGCTTGGCGAGCTCGATGTTGCGCCATCGGGCCGCGTTCACGGGCGCCTGCAGATCGGGGACCGTCCGATTGTGGCGGCAGGCGAGGCAGAACGCCCCCGCGCCCGGCGCCACCAGCCAGTTGCATCGGGCCGACTCGCGGTTGGCGCAGGGCACGTGCGCGTCGGACTCGCCCGGCGCCGGCAGCGGCAGAAAGACCTCCCGCTCGGGTGCGTAGCCAACCTGCGTGCCGCAGGACAGGCAGGCGAAGTTGTCGAAATGCAGCTCGACTGGGCAGACGGGACAGTCGAAGCGCTGCATAGAGGGTCTCTCCGATTCCTGCGATGGGCGAGGGTATGGCGCAGCCGACGGCGCGCGCCCGGCAGCGGCAAGTCTGCCACTGCGGAGCTCCCGCGGATGAACAATGCGTCTTCTTCAATCAGCGCGTCACAGAATACGACGTCGTGTCTCGGCCTGATGTTCTCGAGGCTACTTAAGTGCAAGTGCAGTGCCGGTAATCCACCTAGCGATGCTGGAAACCGAACGGTAGGTGCCAGCTCATCCAGCTTTGCTGGGCCGGCTGGCCGCATCTCCGTGTCGGGGGTCTGTCGCCGCGTGCGATCGATGCGTTGCGTATCCTTCTCCCATGTCAGACGCCCTCACAAGCGAGCAAAAAGAGACCCTCAAGGTGGCGCTTTCCGATCTCGAGGCGCAGCTGCGCGCGGCGCTGACTGACAGCGAGGCAGGCGCCAGCACGGTAGAGCTGGACCAGACCCGTGTCGGCCGCGTTTCGCGCGGCGACGCCTTGCAGCAGCAAGCCATGGCTCAGGCCGGCCAGCGCGTTCTGCAGGAGCGGCTGAGGGCCGTACGCATAGCGCGTCAGCGCATGGAAAGCGGCGACTACGGCTACTGCCTGGAGTGCGACGAGCCCATCGCCTACGGTCGTCTGCAGCGCCAGCCCGAGGTCGCCTATTGCGTGAGCTGCCAGAGCGCGCGCGAGGCTTAGCGCCAAAGCTGTCACGAAATCGTCATGTAAATGTCATCTTGGCGTCGCCGAGCCTTCCTAGGCTGCGCGCATGAGCGAGAAGACCGGCAAGCGTTACCGCACGATCTGGATCTCCGATCTGCATCTGGGCACGCCCGGTTGCAAGGCCGAGCACCTGGTGGATTTCCTCAAGGCGCATGAGTGCGAGACGCTGTATCTGGTCGGCGACATTATCGACGGCTGGCAGCTCTCCGGCGGCTGGTACTGGCCGCAGGAGCACAGCAACGTCATTCGCAAGCTGCTGACCAAGGCCAAGCGCGGCACGCAGATCTACTACGTTACCGGCAACCACGACGAGTTTCTGCGCCGCTTCGTCGGCTTCGGGCTGTCGATGGGCAACATCGAAGTGGTCGACGAGCACATCCACAAGACGGCCGACGGGTGCCAGCTGCTGATCGTGCACGGTGACGCCTTCGATGTCATCACGCGTTACCACAAGTGGATCGCCATGGCGGGCGACACCCTCTACGTCAACGCCATGCGCATCAACCACCACGTCAATCGCGTGCGCCGACGACTGGGCATGCCCTACTGGTCGCTCTCGGCCTACGCCAAGGAGCGTGTGAAGTCGGCGGTCAACATCGTTTCCGACTTCGAGGAATCAGTCGCCCACGAATGCCGGCGCCGCGGTCTCGACGGCGTCGTCTGCGGCCACATCCACCACGCCGAGCAGCGCGACATCGAGGGCGTGACCTACATGAACTGCGGCGACTGGGTCGAGTCCTGCACGGCGCTGGCCGAGAACTTCGACGGCAGCGTCGAGATTCTGCGCTGGGTGGATTTCAATACGCTCAATCTGGCGCCGGCGCGGGATGGGGTGGTGGAGCCGTTGCGGGAGACGGCTTCGGCTTAGCCGCTGGAGCTTTGGCCGCTGTGTCTTGCGGTTCCGCGTCGTGGACTGGCAGTGTGAGAGGCTCGACGGCTCCCTGTTGATAGCAGGGTGCTCCGGGGTTCCGCGCCTCGGAAGCTCGGCGCTACCGCTTATAGCCCCGCGACTGGCGCGGGTTCCTTTCTCTGCTTGTCCAGAGAAAGGAACGGTGGATTCCAAGCCCAAGTGCAACACCGCTGGTTATCAATGTTGTGTTGTTGCATAGGCGGCCTCGAAGAAGACCTCAGCCGGTGTCCGAAAGCCCAGCGATTTGCGCGGTCGGTTGTTGAGCTGCCAGGCAATGGCGTCGAGTTCGCGCTGGGTGTAGTTCGACAGGACCTGGCCCTTGGGCAGGTACTGGCGGAGCAAGCCGTTGGTGTTTTCGTTGATGCCCCGCTGCCAGGGACTGTTCGGATCGGCGAAGTAGATGCTGAGGCCGGTGCGCTCAGCCAGCTCGCTGTGGCGCGCCATTTCCTTGCCCTGGTCATAGGTCAGGGTGCGCCGCTGCGCCTCAGGCAGGGCATTGAAGGTCGTGCTGAATCCCTCCAAGGCGGCCTCGGCGGTGCAGCCCTCCATCTTGGCGAGCATCACGAACAAGGAGTGGCGGTCCACCAGCGTGCCAATCGCCGATTGATTGCGGCGCCCGACGATGAAGTCGCCTTCCCAATGCCCCGGCACCAGCCGGTCTTCAGCTTCCGGCGGGCGCACATGGATGCTGACCATATCCGCGAGCCGGCCGCGCCGATCCCGACCTTGGCGGCGCTTGCGCCCGGTGCGATGCCCTTGTCGCAGCAGCGACGTCAGCTCGCGCCGAAGCTGGCCACGCGGTGTGGCGTAGATCGCGGTGTAGATCGTTTCGTGCGACACCCCACCCAGTCTGCCGGCGATCTGTTCCGGGGACCAACCGCGATGCAGACGCTCCACTACCTGTGGCCAGAGCGCGCCTGTTCGGGCCAGCTTGCGTTCGACGCGCGGCTTGCGGCGCAACCGGCGGGCGCGCCGGCCTGCGCTCGACGCGTCGTACCGGGGGATCTTGCGCGGCCGCCCCTTGAGCGGCTCCGATGCCTGCAGATAGCCGTTGCGCCGAAGCTCCCGCTGGACTGTGCTCGGCGACCGGCCAATAGCTTCAGCGACCCGACGCATGCTCGATCCGCCCAGGATCATCGCCATGATCGTGCCTCGTTCCTCTGCGCCCAAGTGTCGATAGTGAATCCCCACAGCACACCTCCTTGGCTGGAAGTGTTGCACTTGCGGCTTGAATCCAAGAACCAAAGAGAGGACACCTCGACACCAGCGCCGGCCCTGTCGGGCCGGTTCCCTCCACGCCGGGCGTGCTCGGGGTCGCATTGAGCGGCATCCTTGCCGCGCAATGCTCGGCCGGCCATCCCTGGCCGGCCGCCGCCTGCGCTCGCTCGACGCTCCGGCGCTGGTGTAGGGGGCATCGAAGCGACGAGCCAGAGCAAAATGTGCCCTTTGAGGGTGGCCGGCTCGAATGGCGCGCGCAGGGGTCGCGAGACAGGAAGTCGAGCGAGGGCGACCAGGCCATGGATGGCCTGTTCGCCCGTGCCCCGAGCACGGCATCCGAGACGGGAACCTGTCGCGGCGAAGCCGCGGCAGGCCACCCGGCGGGCACCATGGCTTTGGTTCCTTTGGCCGTAACCAAAGGAACCCGCGCCGGTCGCGTGGCGACATTCGATAGCGCCGACGTTATGAAGCGCGGAACCCGCGAGCACGCTGCTCTGATAGGAGATTCGGAATATCCCCGGCGTCTGTTGGCCAGCGCGGCGCTATCAGGGCGCGGAACCTTGGGCGGAAAGGGTTCGAAGAGACCCGCTTGTCCACGTCCCAGGAACGCAGCCGCTACTGCGCCTCCAACTCCGCCAACCGACTCTTCTGCTCCGTCAGATCAGTAGCATCCAACGCCCGCTGCATCCGCTCGCGCAGCGCACCGATGTCGGCGTCCATGACCAGCCGCTTGACCTCCAGCATGCTGGAAGGATGCATCGAGAACTCGGTCAGCCCGAGGCCGAGCAGCAGGCGCGTGAAGCGGACCTCGCCGGCCATCTCGCCGCACATAGCCACCGGGATGCCGGCGGCGTCGCCGGCGGCGATGGTCTGGCGGATCAGGCTGAGTACGGCCGGGTGCAGCGGGTCGTAGAGATAGTTGACCTCGTCATCGACGCGGTCGATGGCCAGGGTGTACTGGATCAGGTCGTTGGTGCCGATGCTGAAGAAGTCGCAGGCGCGCGCCAGCCAGGGCGCCGAGATGGCGGCGGCCGGCACCTCGATCATGACGCCGATGGGGATGTCCTCGGCCACTGCCACCCCCTCGGCGAGCAACTCGGTGCGGCAGCTGGCGATGATGCGCTGCGCCTGCCGCAGCTCGATAGTGTTGGAGATCATCGGCAGCATGATCTGCATCTGGCCGTGCATGGAGGCGCGCAGTAGCGCCCGAATCTGCGTGCGGAAGAGTTCCGGTTCGCGCAGGCACAGCCGGATGGCGCGCAGGCCGAGGGCAGGGTTGTTTGGCGTCGGACCGGCGCGGGCGCCGGAGTCGACCTGCTTGTCGGCGCCGAGGTCCAGGGTGCGGATGGTAATGGGGCCGGTCACGGCCTCGACGACGCGTGAATAGGCTTCGTACTGCTCCTGCTCGGTCGGTAGCTCGCGCCGGTTCATGAAGAGGAACTCGGTGCGGTAGAGGCCGACACCGTCGGCGCCGACGCGCGCTGCCTCGGCGGCGTCCTCAGAGAGCTCGATGTTGGCAAGCATGCGGATGCGCACGCCGTCGCGCGATACCGGCGGCTCGTCCTTCAGCCGCTCCAGTCGGCGTTGGTAGCGATGGTCGCGCGCAATGCGATGGCGAAAGCGCGTCAGCGCGGCTTCGTCGGGGCTGGCGTAGAGATGCCCGGCCGCACCGTCGACGACGATCTGCTCGCCTTCGCGCAGCAGCCGGCGCGCGTTGTGCACGCCGACGATCGCGGGCAGGTGCAGGCTGCGCGCGAGAATGGCGGTGTGCGACAGCGGGCCGCCGAACTCGGTCACGAAGGCGGCGGTCTTCTGCTGGGCGAGCAGGATGATGTCGGCGGGGGTGACGTCGTCGGCGACGACGATGCGCGCTTCCTCGCCCTCGGCGCTGGCCGGCTGCTCGTGCAGCGCGCGCTCGGACTGCAGCAGATTGCGCAGCACGCGCGCGACGACGTGCTCGACGTCATTCTGGCGCGTGCGCAGATAGGGGTCGTCCATCTGCTCGAAGACCGCCATCAACGTGTCTCGCGCGCGGCGCAGCGCGCCCTCGGCATTGCACTGCTCGTCCTTGATGCGGCCGATGACCGCCTCGCTCAGCGAGCTGTCGTCGAGCATCAGAAGATGCGTGTCGATGAAGGCGGCGATGTCCTGCGGTGTGCCGGCCGGGATCTGCGCGCGCACCTCGCGCAGCTGGCCCTTGGCGCGCTCGTGGGCGGTCTGGTAGCGCGCGATCTCGGCATCGATCTCGTCGGCCTCGATGTTGTACTCGCGGATCTCCAGATCCGTGCCCGAGATCTTCGCGACACGGCCGATGGCAATGCCGCGCGCAACCCCGATGCCCTGCAGCCACAGACTCACGTCGCCTCCACGGACGCGGACGCGTGCCTGGAATGCGTTGCGATGGGCGACGGGCCTGGGCTCATGATTCCTCCCCGAAGCGATCGGCGACGAGGTCGGCCAGACAGGCCAGCGCGTGCTCGGCATCGTCGCCCTCGGCGATGAGTGTGATCTGGCTGCCCTTGGCGGCGGCCAGCATCATCACGCCCATGATCGATTTGCCGCTGACCTCGCGGCCGTCCTTGCGCACGCGGACATCGGCGCCATGCCGACTGGCTTCGGTGACCAGCTTGGCCGCAGCGCGGGCGTGCAGGCCGAGGCGATTGACGATGGTAACGGTCTGCTCAGGCACGCGAGGAATCCTCCGCACAGAAAACGATGCCGCGCCGGCCGCCCTCGACGGCTGCCTCGGCCAGCTGGTCGAGTGGCAGCTTGGGATAGTTGAAGACGCGTACCAGCATGGGCAGGTTGAGGCCGGCCAGCACGCGGGTGCGACCGGGCTCGAAGAGGTGGGCGGCGATATTGCTGGGTGTCGAGCCGAAGGCGTCGGTCACTACCAGCACGCCGCTGCCGGCATCCAGGCGCTCGATCATGCGCTGGCCGTCGCGTGTCAGCAGCTCGGTGTCCTGCACGCGGCGGACTTCCAGCACCTCCACGGGCAGGCTGAGCTCGCCCAGCATGTCGCCCAGCGTGTCCAGGAAGAAGCGACCCAACCGGCCGTGGGTGACCAGCAGCACGCCCACCGGTGCGGCTGCACTCATGCCGCCAGCTCCCGGTGGCGCAGTTGCAGCTCCGGATAGATGCGCCGCAGGCGCTCGGCCAGCACTTCGGAGATGTAGACGCTGCGGTGCTGGCCACCGGTGCAGCCGATGCCGATGCTGACGTAGGAGCGGTCCTGCCCGGAGAAGGCGGGCAGCCAGCGCTGCAGGAAGGTGTCGATGTCGTCGAGCATGGCGGTGACGTCCTCGTGTGCGCAGAGCCAGTCGATGACGGGTTGGTCGCGCCCGGTATGTGCGCGCAGGCTGGACTCCCAGTGCGGATTGGGCAGACAGCGGACGTCGAAGACGAAATCCAGCCCCTCGGGGACGCCATTCTTGTAGCCGAAGGATTCCAGCGCCACCAGCATGGGCGCCTCATTGCTGCGCGCGCTGAGCTGGATGCGCTCGCGCAGCTCGTGCAGATTCATGCGGCTGGTGTCGATGACCTCGTCGGCGTAACCGGCAATGGGTTCGAGCAGGCGGCGTTCGGCGGCGATGGCTTCGCCCAGCGGCCGGTCGGAGCCCGATAATGGGTGCTTGCGGCGTGTTTCGGCGTAGCGCCGCAGCAGGATGTCGTTGTCGGCGGTCAGGAAGAGCACGCGCGCGTCCAGTCCGCGCTTGCGCAGGCGTTCCATGTAGTCGGGCAGGCCGCGGATGGCTTCATCGCTTTCGCGCGCGTCGATGCCCAACGCGATGCGCGAGAAGCGGCCCTCGGCGATGCGCCAGGCACGCTTGGCGAGCGGACCGAGCAGCTCCAGCGGCATGTTGTCGATGCAGTAGAAACCGAGGTCCTCAAGCTGGCGCAGCGCTACCGATTTCCCGGCGCCGGAGAGCCCGCTGACGATGATCAGTTCCATGCCCGCTCCCTTAGTCCTGCTGGCCCGGCTGTGCGTCGATGGCGCGCTGCTGGCGTTCCGCGAAGGCGTCGTCGGCGCGGTAGCCCTGCAGGCGCAACCACTGGTCGCGACAGGCAGCCTCGACCAATGTCGCCAGATTATGCCCGACCCGGATGGGTAGGCAGATGGTGGGCAGCGCCAGATCCAGAATCGTCTCCTCACCGCGCAGACCGGCGAGGCGCGCGCGGTAGTCGGTGGGGGCGTCTCGCACGGGCAGCAACTCCATCATGAAGTCGACGCGGCGGCGTGGTACCAGTGCCTCCTGGCCGAACATGCGGGCCACATCGAGTACGCCCAGGCCGCGGACTTCCAGGAAGTCCTGCAGCAGCGAAGGGGCGTTGCCGACGAGCAGGTCGCCGGGCAGGCGGTGCACCTCCAC of Algiphilus aromaticivorans DG1253 contains these proteins:
- the rapZ gene encoding RNase adapter RapZ, with the protein product MELIIVSGLSGAGKSVALRQLEDLGFYCIDNMPLELLGPLAKRAWRIAEGRFSRIALGIDARESDEAIRGLPDYMERLRKRGLDARVLFLTADNDILLRRYAETRRKHPLSGSDRPLGEAIAAERRLLEPIAGYADEVIDTSRMNLHELRERIQLSARSNEAPMLVALESFGYKNGVPEGLDFVFDVRCLPNPHWESSLRAHTGRDQPVIDWLCAHEDVTAMLDDIDTFLQRWLPAFSGQDRSYVSIGIGCTGGQHRSVYISEVLAERLRRIYPELQLRHRELAA